One Loxodonta africana isolate mLoxAfr1 chromosome 4, mLoxAfr1.hap2, whole genome shotgun sequence genomic region harbors:
- the LOC100662071 gene encoding olfactory receptor 6C2-like: MTNHTVITTFILLGMTEDPKLQIVLSVFLFLTYFLCVAGNMAIITLTLLDSRLQTPMYFFLRNFSFLEVSFTSVCIPRFLYSLTTGDKTCTYNACVSQLFFGVFLGATEFFLFAAMSYDRYVAICKPLHYTTIMNNKFCTTLLLCCWGAGLLIIVPPLGMGLRLEFCDSNLIDSFGCDAYPILQITCSDTELIEKVVLAFAVLTLISTLLGVLLSYTYIISTILKFPSAQQRKKAFSTCSSHMIVVSMSYGSSIFAYIKPSRNEGVALNKVVGLLLTSVVPMLNPFIYTLRNKQVKEAFKDTVKRIAFLIKK; encoded by the coding sequence ATGACAAATCACACAGTGATAACAACATTCATCCTGCTGGGGATGACGGAGGACCCAAAATTACAAATTGTGCTTTcggtatttttatttctcaccTACTTTTTGTGTGTGGCTGGGAACATGGCAATTATCACTCTCACACTTTTGGATTCCCGTCTTCAAactcccatgtatttttttctccgaaatttctctttcttagaaGTCTCATTCACCTCCGTCTGTATTCCCAGATTCCTGTACAGCCTGACAACTGGAGATAAAACTTGTACCTATAATGCTTGTGTCTCACAATTGTTTTTTGGTGTCTTCTTGGGAGCAACTGAGTTTTTTCTCTTTGCTGCCATGTCCTATGATCGCTacgtggccatctgtaagcccctACATTACACAACCATCATGAACAACAAGTTCTGCACTACACTCCTTCTCTGCTGTTGGGGTGCTGGCCTGTTGATTATTGTGCCCCCTCTTGGCATGGGTCTCCGGCTGGAATTCTGTGACTCTAATCTCATTGATAGTTTTGGTTGTGACGCATATCCTATCCTACAGATCACCTGTTCCGACACAGAGCTTATAGAAAAGGTTGTTTTGGCTTTTGCCGTGCTAACACTGATTTCTACCCTACTGGGTGTGCTTCTCTCCTACACATACATCATCAGCACCATTCTAAAATTCCCTTCTGCCCAACAAAGGAAAAAGGCCTTTTCCACCTGTTCTTCTCACATGATTGTGGTTTCCATGAGCTATGGCAGTTCCATCTTCGCCTACATTAAACCTTCAAGAAACGAAGGAGTAGCCCTTAATAAGGTGGTGGGGCTGCTCTTAACCTCAGTTGTCCCCATGCTTAACCCTTTCATTTATACACTACGAAACAAGCAGGTAAAGGAAGCCTTCAAAGACACCGTAAAAAGGATTGCATTTCTCATAAAGAAGTAA